The following are encoded in a window of Borrelia duttonii Ly genomic DNA:
- a CDS encoding variable large family protein — MQVKKEEGKIRVIIVMVMMMVMMGCNSGGRDPEKVFLSEMVNLGKGFLDVFVGFGDMITGTLGIKAETKKSDIGKYFTDIAATMESVKNKLQTEVAKNGNYEKVKTVVEQFITGILDKIAEGAKEAAKGATGDDAIGGAPTAGQDAAPADATSVNALVKGIKEIVGVVLKKDEGNPEATKTKDDQQKTIGKLFGGKNNDGTETDAAAASASIGAVS; from the coding sequence ATGCAAGTAAAAAAAGAAGAGGGGAAAATAAGAGTAATAATAGTGATGGTGATGATGATGGTGATGATGGGATGTAATAGTGGTGGTAGAGATCCAGAGAAAGTATTTTTGAGTGAGATGGTAAATTTAGGGAAAGGATTTTTAGATGTTTTTGTGGGTTTTGGCGATATGATTACAGGGACGTTGGGGATAAAAGCGGAAACAAAGAAAAGTGATATAGGGAAGTATTTTACTGATATTGCAGCAACAATGGAATCTGTTAAAAATAAATTGCAAACAGAAGTTGCGAAGAATGGTAATTATGAAAAAGTTAAAACGGTTGTTGAGCAGTTTATTACTGGGATATTAGATAAGATTGCAGAAGGGGCAAAAGAAGCTGCTAAAGGGGCTACTGGTGATGATGCTATTGGCGGTGCTCCTACTGCTGGACAGGATGCAGCACCAGCAGATGCTACAAGTGTAAATGCACTAGTTAAAGGAATTAAAGAGATAGTTGGAGTAGTGTTAAAGAAAGATGAGGGTAATCCAGAAGCTACTAAAACCAAAGATGATCAGCAAAAAACGATTGGTAAGTTATTTGGTGGTAAAAATAATGATGGTACAGAAACAGATGCGGCAGCGGCAAGTGCATCAATAGGAGCAGTAAGT